The following proteins come from a genomic window of Lytechinus pictus isolate F3 Inbred chromosome 1, Lp3.0, whole genome shotgun sequence:
- the LOC129260084 gene encoding tribbles homolog 2-like: MNNFASAPIPIHHGRGKFQIFQDVSSESTGGQLSPQPQLSPSPPSFVSSEDHVVSRIGNYVLLEEVAPKVNKCIDTLNNKECICKVVDVDKYREAFAVHFHLGYHPHINHVEEVLHGQSQAYVILPITHGDMHSYVRRKRKLREREAASLFHQMVQAVAHCHAHGVILRDLKLRKFVFKKEERTDVVLDGIEEGRMLATPSDDNLNDKHGCPAYVSPEILLTNGSYSGKAADMWSLGVILYTMLVGRYPFHDSDPVSLFTKIRLGQYNVPDSLSTQAKSMIYSLMRVSPTERLTAEEVLEHPWFRTTSQKSSRKSEPKMVDQLVPDFFSTDDDLT, translated from the exons ATGAACAATTTTGCATCTGCCCCTATTCCGATCCATCATGGTCGGggtaaatttcaaatatttcaggACGTTTCTTCCGAATCAACTGGTGGACAATTGAGTCCTCAGCCACAACTTTCCCCGAGTCCGCCAAGTTTTGTATCCAGTGAGGATCATGTAGTCTCGAGAATTGGAAATTATGTTCTCCTGGAGGAAGTAGCTCCGAAAGTAAACAAGTGTATTGATACTTTAAATAACAAAGAATGCATTTGTAAG GTAGTGGATGTGGATAAATACCGGGAGGCATTTGCTGTACACTTTCACTTAGGCTATCATCCCCATATTAACCATGTTGAAGAGGTGTTGCATGGTCAAAGTCAGGCGTATGTCATCTTGCCCATCACCCATGGAGACATGCACTCCTATGTCAGGCGGAAGCGCAAGCTGCGAGAGCGGGAGGCTGCCTCCCTCTTTCATCAGATGGTGCAAGCCGTTGCTCACTGCCATGCCCATGGCGTCATCCTGCGGGACCTGAAGCTGCGCAAGTTTGTcttcaagaaagaagaaag AACTGATGTCGTTCTTGATGGGATTGAAGAAGGCCGGATGCTAGCTACACCAAGTGACGATAATTTGAATGACAAACACGGTTGTCCTGCCTACGTTAGTCCAGAAATACTTCTCACCAATGGTAGCTACTCTGGTAAAGCTGCAGACATGTGGAGCCTGGGCGTCATTCTCTACACCATGTTGGTGGGGCGTTACCCATTCCATGATTCCGATCCCGTCTCTCTCTTTACCAAAATCCGTCTTGGACAGTACAATGTTCCCGATTCCCTCTCCACCCAGGCCAAGTCAATGATTTACAGCCTGATGCGGGTGAGTCCTACTGAGAGACTTACAGCCGAGGAAGTCCTTGAGCATCCCTGGTTTCGAACCACCAGTCAGAAGTCATCAAGGAAATCAGAACCTAAGATGGTGGATCAACTtgttccagattttttttctacagatgaTGATCTGACATag
- the LOC129274277 gene encoding ankyrin repeat and SOCS box protein 8-like translates to MSMYHCFAMAQHRFTLSDRLIRAISGWTLSPKDSVESVLAEGADVNQLHGTLLPLHCACMTGEDDYVKLLLDHGAEVNAVDGYGRAAIHYAAEQDVDCLSLLLESGADPNALNANGETAIHWASFRNQVECVQALLSKNASINIPDIHGNTPLNWAAMKGNHECVQLLLEYGVETHTSSVDGVSPISRVASLIGAGLDVEEEESCLNLLISATGQFDIRDEDGLIPSAIQNDTALCNMLWQLCSHPRSLRQLCRYTIRHHLNNTHLPTAVKLLPLPARLQRYLLLQT, encoded by the exons ATGAGCATGTACCACTGCTTTGCTATGGCTCAGCACCGATTTACATTGTCTGATAGGCTTATCAGAGCAATCAGCGGCTGGACCCTATCACCTAAG GACTCTGTAGAATCTGTTCTCGCTGAAGGAGCCGACGTGAATCAGTTGCATGGCACCCTCCTACCTCTACACTGTGCTTGCATGACAGGAGAGGATGATTATGTTAAGCTTCTTCTGGATCACGGTGCAGAG GTAAATGCTGTTGATGGGTACGGTCGAGCTGCTATTCATTACGCTGCTGAACAAGATGTAGACTGCCTAAGCCTTCTCCTGGAATCTGGTGCTGACCCAAATGCCCTTAACGCCAACGGTGAGACTGCCATTCATTGGGCTTCCTTCCGCAACCAGGTTGAGTGTGTCCAGGCTCTTCTTTCAAAGAATGCATCCATCAACATACCAGATATCCATGGCAACACTCCACTGAACTGGGCAGCAATGAAGGGAAACCACGAGTGTGTGCAGTTGCTCCTGGAGTACGGTGTGGAGACCCACACGTCAAGTGTCGACGGAGTATCCCCCATCTCCCGGGTTGCTTCCTTGATTGGAGCGGGACTCGACGTTGAAGAGGAAGAAAGTTGCCTAAATCTACTTATCAGTGCTACCGGTCAGTTTGACATTCGAGACGAAGATGGTTTGATCCCCTCCGCCATTCAAAATGACACGGCTTTATGCAATATGCTATGGCAGCTTTGCTCCCATCCCCGGTCATTACGCCAGCTGTGTCGTTATACTATTAGGCACCACCTCAACAACACCCATCTTCCTACTGCTGTAAAACTGTTACCACTTCCAGCACGCCTACAGAGGTACCTACTATTGCAAACTTGA